TGCACGACGCGGAGAACTGGCTCGGCGACTGGGAGGCGACAAAGGCGGGCCTCCAGACGCGTATCGAGTCGGCCCAGGAGGCCGCCACCAGGGCCGAACAGCTCGCCGTCCAGCGGGAACCCGCCCAGAACCGGCTCAGGGCGGCCCGCCAGCGCGACACCTTGGGCCGGGACACGGACGAGGCACAGACCCGCGTACTGGCCTCGCGCGAGCGTGCCACGGAGGCGAAGGCCCACTGGCTCGACCTCAAGGAACAGCGCCTGAACGGCATCGCCGCCGAGCTGGCCGCGAATCTCAGCGACGGTGAACCCTGCGCCGTCTGCGGGGCCACCGAACACCCGGCGCCCGCACGGAAGGTCGCCGGACACGTCGACCGCGAGGCGGAGGAACGCGCACTGGCCGCCTACCAGCGGGCCGACGAGCACCGCACCGAGGACGAACGCCGACTGGGCCTCGTACGCGAGGCACTTGCGGCTGCCACCGCCGAGGCCGGGGACACACCCACCGATCAACTCGCCGCACAGGCCGACGAGTTGGAGCGGCGGTACGAGGAGGCCCGGCGGGGCGCCTCCGGGCTGCACTCCGCGCACGAGGAACTGCGCCGGGCCGAGCAGGAGCGCGAGCGCCGCAGTGCCGCCCAGCAGGAGGCGGCACTCAGGACGGCGTCCCGGGTCGCCCGCCGGGACACACTCGACGCTGAACGGGCCGCGCTGGAGGAGGAGTTGGCGCAGGCCCGGGGCGGCGCCGACAGTGTCGCCGCGCGAGCGGCCCAGCTGGAACGGCAGGCAGCGCTGCTCACCGGGACGGCCGAGGCGGCGCGCGCCGCCGAGGACACCGCCCAGCGGCTCAAGGACGCCGACGCCCGCCTGGCCGACGCCGCCTACCGAGCCGGGTTCGACACCCCGCGCGCGGCGGCGGACGCACTGCTGGACGACGCGGCCCACCGCGAACTCCAACGCCGCCTGGACGACTGGCAGTCCGAGGAGGCCGCCGTACGGGCCGCCCTCGCCGAACCCGACACCGTGGCCGCCGCACAGCTGCCGCCGGCCGACCTCGGGGGCGCGGAACAGACGGCCTCGGCCGCGGCCCGTCGGCTGCGGGAAGCCGCCTCCGCGCGCGACGCGGCCGCGAGTCGCTGCACCGAACTCGACCGCCTGTCCGCCCGCTCGGCCACCGCCGTACGCCGCCTCGCGCCGCTGCGGGCCGCCCACGACCGGGTGGCCCGCCTCGCCACCCTCACCGCGGGCACCTCGGCCGACAACGAACGCAGGATGCGGCTGGAGTCGTACGTCCTCGCGGCCCGCCTGGAACAGGTGGCCGCAGCCGCGACGGCACGGCTGCGCCGCATGTCGTCCGGGCGCTACACCCTCGTCCACTCCGACGACCGGGCCGGGCGGGGCCGTAGCGGCCTCGGACTGCATGTCGTCGACGCCTGGACCGGCCGGGAGCGGGACACGGCGACCCTGTCCGGCGGCGAGACGTTCTTCGCCTCGCTCGCCCTCGCCCTCGGCCTCGCGGACGTCGTCACGGACGAGGCCGGCGGGGTCCGCCTCGACACCCTCTTCATCGACGAGGGCTTCGGCAGCCTCGACGACCAGACACTGGACGAGGTCCTCGACGTCCTCGACTCGCTGCGCGAACGCGACCGCAGCGTCGGCATCGTCAGCCATGTGCCCGACCTGCGGCGGCGGATCCACGCCCAGCTGGAGGTGGTGAAGGGGAGATCGGGGTCGGTGGTGCGGCAGCGGGGTGGCGGGTGAGGACGCCCGGCTGGACCGGTCGGAGCGGTCGGGGACGCTCAGCCGCTCACTGGCCGACGGCGCGGCGGGGGAGCGGCGAGGAGTAGACGACACTCGTGGTCACCGAGCCCAGCGCGCCGATCTTCCCCGACACCTCCTCCAGATGCCGCATCGACCGTGCGACGACCTTGATGACGAAGCAGTCGTCGCCCGTCACGTGGTGCGTCTCCAGGATCTCGGGTGTCACGGCGACCAGGTCGTGGAACGGTTTGTAGTTGCCGTTCGGGTACCTGAGCCGGACGAAGGCGAGGATCGGCAGGCCGAGCCGCTCCGGGTCGACGACCGCCGAGTACCCCTGGATGACACCGGCCTCCTCCAGCCGCCGCACCCGCTCGGTGACCGCGCTCGGGGACATCGCGACGGCGCGTGCCAGCTCGGCGAAAGTGGCGCGGCCGTCGCGCTGAAGGACATCGAGGATGCACCAGTCGGTGCTGTCCGGGGAAAACGTGCTCATACCCGAGGAATAGCAGGGGAATCCCCGGCTGAACAAGCGGAAGCCCGTGGATCACACCTTCAGGTGAGTGAACGCCGGCCGTAGATTTCTGGCCACGGAGTCCCGGCCCGGGCCTCCACCAGGGAAAGGCAGGCAGCCCATGAGCGTCAGCACGAGCGTCGTCAACCCCGTCCTGCGCGTCGCCCCGGCCTCCCCGGCCGAGGCCGCCGCCCACTTCGCCGCGAGCCTCGCCTTCCACGCCGACGTGTCCGACGTGGCAGCGGCCCTCGCAGCCGACGGCGACCCCGGGTTCGTGGTCGTCGACTCGCGCTCCACCGAGTCCTGGGACCAGGGCCACATCCCCGGCGCCCTCCACCTGCCGACGGCCCTGATCCCCGAACAGGCCGCCCGACTGCTCGACAGGTCCGTGCCGGTGGTGACGTACTGCTGGGGCCCCGGCTGCAACGGGGCGACCCGTGCCGCCCTCGCGCTCGCCCAACTCGGCTACCAGGTCAAGGAGATGCTCGGCGGCTTCGAGTACTGGGCGCGCGAGGGCTTCGCGTTCGAGACGTGGGAGGGCCTTCGGCGCCGCGACACCGACGCGCTGACGGCCCCGGTCGACGCGGCGGACTGCGGCTGCTGAGGCGACAGCGGGCCGCAGCCCCCTACCGGCCCGCCGAGTCCTGGTCCCGCACGACTTCGGGCAACGGGCGCAGGAAGGTACGGTCCGCCGGGCCGAACTCCTCCTCCGGGCGGGCCGCATGCAGGACGACATCGAGGACGGCGGCCGGATCGCAGGCGTAATGCCCGCTGGCCCAGGCCGCGTTGGCCTCGACGACCGCCCACTCGGCGCCCTCCGTGTCCGACAGCAGACCGACGTCCACGACGACGGCACTCGGCAGATACCGGGACGCCAGACGCCCCGCGAAGTCCAGGACCTCCGCCCTGCGGGGGTCCTCGTCGAGCGGGACGACATCCAGCTCGCCGTGCGTCAAGTACCTGCTGCCCGTGCGGACTTCACCGTCGAGCAGGAACAGCCGGTACTCCATCGCGAACGCCACGATGTCGCTCACCAGCACCGGCGTGCCGTCGTCGACCGCGTCGGGACCCGGCAGCCGGCTTCCGTCCGGATAGACACGCGCGGGGAAGCTCTTGTCGTTGGGCGGCTTCACGAAGACGGGCCGCCGCAACTGCCTGGCCTCGGCGACGGTACTGAACTCGATCTCCCGGCGGGTGAGTTCGTGCGGCAGCCGGGCCAGCCAGTCCGGCGCCGCCTCCAGCAGCCCGAGCCCCAGCCCGGCGGCCACCGCGTCCGCGAACAGCGGCCCGGCGTACAGCGTCGCGCCCTCGGCAGCCCGCCACTCCTCGGGCACACGCCACTCGCGCAGGACCTCGACACCCATGGCACGCCCACGAGCCGCGTCGGCCAGGGCGTGTCCCGTAGCGGTGACACGTGGGGAGAGGAAGAGAGTTCGGGTGTTCATGGAAGTAGAGGGTGGCTCACGGGGAGGGGATGAGGACAGCGAATATGCGGGCGCGTACCGCAGGCGGGTCGCCACGGACTGCCGGCCCGGGTCCCGGCAGCGCTCGCCCCGGCTGCTGACGTACTGACGTACTGACGTGCCGCGGGGGCAGGAGCAGGGAGCAGTGGGGTGTCCCCCCGACTCCCGACCCCCACAACCCCCTTGCCACGCAGTTGAGTTGCTCTCGTCGGGCTACCTCACAGCCGGGACAGCTCGTCCACCAGGTCGTCCAGACCGAGCGAGCCCTGCGACAGCGCGGCCATGTGCCAGGCCTTCGCGTCGAAGGCGTCGCCGTGGCGGCGCCGGGCGTTCTCCCGGCCCAGGAGCCAGGCCCGTTCGCCCAGCTTGTAGCCGATCGCCTGGCCGGGGATGGTCAGATAGCGCGTCAGCTCGCTCTCCACGAAGTCCGCGGGGCGGCTGCTGTGGGCGCCGAAGAACTCCTGGGCCAGTTCCGGGGTCCAGCGCTCGCCCGGGTGGAACGGGGAGTCCGCCGGGATCTCCAGCTCCGCGTGCATACCGATGTCGACGATGACCCGGGCGGCCCGCATCATCTGGGCGTCGAGGTAACCGAGGCGCTGTTCCGCGTCCGTGAGGTAGCCCAGCTCGTCCATGAGGCGCTCCGCGTACAGCGCCCAGCCCTCGCAGTTGGCGCTGACACCGCCGACGGTGGCCTGGTAGCGGGAGAGGTTCTCGGCGACGTGCACCCACTGCGCGAGCTGGAGGTGATGGCCGGGGACACCCTCGTGGTACCAGGTCGACACCAGGTCGTACACCGGGAAGCGAGTCTGGCCCATCGTCGGCAGCCAGGTGGTGCCCGGGCGGGAGAAGTCCTCCGACGGGGACATGTAGTACGGCGCCGCCGCACCGCCGGGCGGTGCGATGCGGGACTCCACCTTCTTCACCCGCTCGGCGAGTTCGAAGTGCGTGCCGTCCAGCGCCTCGATCGCCTGGTCCATCAGACCCTGGAGCCACTCGCGGACCTCGTCGACGCCCTCGATGTGCTTGCCGTGCTCGTCGAGATGGGCCAGCGCCACCCACGGCGTCGCGGCGCCGGGCAGGACGTTCTCGGCCTCCAGCTTCATCTCGCCGAGGAGCCGGTGGTACTCGGCCCAGCCGTACGCGTACGCCTCGTCCAGGTCCAGATCCGTGCCGTTCCAGTAGCGCGACCAGCGCGCGTACCGCTCGCGGCCCACCGTGTTCGGCGCGCCCTCGACGGCCGGCGCGTACACGTCCCGCATCCAGTCCCGCAGTTCGACGACTGCCTCGTCCGCGCCCCGGGCCGCCTCGTCCAGCTCGGTGCGCAGTGCCTCGGGGCCGGCCGACACGAAGTCCGTGAACCAGCCCGCGCCCTTGCCCTCCGGGCCGGACCACTCGCCGAGCTGCCCGATGAACGTGGCGGTGGGACGCGGCCCCGCGTACAACTCGCGTTCCAGGCCCAGGGTCAGGCTCTCCCGGTAGCCGCGCAGCGCGGCCGGGACCGCGCGCAGCCGCTCCGCGACCGCCGCCCAGTCCTCGTCCGTCTCCGTCGGCGTCACGGTGAACACCTCGCGCACCGAGTGCGCGGCCGTGTGCATGTTGCCGACGGAGCGCAGGCCCTCGCCGGCCTCGTGCACGGCGAGTTCGGCGGTGAGTCGCTCGCGCAGCAGACGCCCGCAGCGCCGCTCGATGTCACTGTCCGCGCCGGGCCGGCGCTCGGCCTCGTCCAGCCGTGCCAGCGTCGTCCGTGCCAGCTCCGCCAGGGCCTCCTGGCCGGCCGGCGAGGTGTCCGGAAGCCTGCTCGAACTCTCCTTCACGCCGAGGTACGTACCGGTGACCGGGTCGAGGGCGATGAGCTCGTCGACGTAGGTGTCGGCGACCTCACGGGGCAGCGGG
The DNA window shown above is from Streptomyces sp. NBC_01451 and carries:
- a CDS encoding DUF885 domain-containing protein, producing MSDIKSPLPREVADTYVDELIALDPVTGTYLGVKESSSRLPDTSPAGQEALAELARTTLARLDEAERRPGADSDIERRCGRLLRERLTAELAVHEAGEGLRSVGNMHTAAHSVREVFTVTPTETDEDWAAVAERLRAVPAALRGYRESLTLGLERELYAGPRPTATFIGQLGEWSGPEGKGAGWFTDFVSAGPEALRTELDEAARGADEAVVELRDWMRDVYAPAVEGAPNTVGRERYARWSRYWNGTDLDLDEAYAYGWAEYHRLLGEMKLEAENVLPGAATPWVALAHLDEHGKHIEGVDEVREWLQGLMDQAIEALDGTHFELAERVKKVESRIAPPGGAAAPYYMSPSEDFSRPGTTWLPTMGQTRFPVYDLVSTWYHEGVPGHHLQLAQWVHVAENLSRYQATVGGVSANCEGWALYAERLMDELGYLTDAEQRLGYLDAQMMRAARVIVDIGMHAELEIPADSPFHPGERWTPELAQEFFGAHSSRPADFVESELTRYLTIPGQAIGYKLGERAWLLGRENARRRHGDAFDAKAWHMAALSQGSLGLDDLVDELSRL
- a CDS encoding rhodanese-like domain-containing protein, which gives rise to MSVSTSVVNPVLRVAPASPAEAAAHFAASLAFHADVSDVAAALAADGDPGFVVVDSRSTESWDQGHIPGALHLPTALIPEQAARLLDRSVPVVTYCWGPGCNGATRAALALAQLGYQVKEMLGGFEYWAREGFAFETWEGLRRRDTDALTAPVDAADCGC
- a CDS encoding SMC family ATPase: MRLHRLDITAFGPFGGAQQVDFGELSAAGLFLLHGPTGAGKTSVLDAVCYALYGSVPGARQGGSLRSDHAEPGTRTEVTLELTVAGRRLELTRQPPWERPKKRGAGTTLDKAQSWLREYDASAGVWKDLSRSHQEIGEEVTQLLGMSREQFCQVVLLPQGDFARFLRADAEARGKLLGRLFDTHRFAEVEKRLADRRRAAEAEVRDGDTELLADAHRMQQAAGDAMELPGLTPGEPGLAEAIMGAAAVARCTARELLTIAHCARSAAESAQVAADGALADVRETARLQRRFAEARERAGRLEERADAHREDRARMERARKAEAVAPALELREAAGTEHRRAADAETQARALLPDTFADAGAGGLAAAARRAAEELGGLESARRAEQRLAQLVAERTGLDRQERADEDVLHDAENWLGDWEATKAGLQTRIESAQEAATRAEQLAVQREPAQNRLRAARQRDTLGRDTDEAQTRVLASRERATEAKAHWLDLKEQRLNGIAAELAANLSDGEPCAVCGATEHPAPARKVAGHVDREAEERALAAYQRADEHRTEDERRLGLVREALAAATAEAGDTPTDQLAAQADELERRYEEARRGASGLHSAHEELRRAEQERERRSAAQQEAALRTASRVARRDTLDAERAALEEELAQARGGADSVAARAAQLERQAALLTGTAEAARAAEDTAQRLKDADARLADAAYRAGFDTPRAAADALLDDAAHRELQRRLDDWQSEEAAVRAALAEPDTVAAAQLPPADLGGAEQTASAAARRLREAASARDAAASRCTELDRLSARSATAVRRLAPLRAAHDRVARLATLTAGTSADNERRMRLESYVLAARLEQVAAAATARLRRMSSGRYTLVHSDDRAGRGRSGLGLHVVDAWTGRERDTATLSGGETFFASLALALGLADVVTDEAGGVRLDTLFIDEGFGSLDDQTLDEVLDVLDSLRERDRSVGIVSHVPDLRRRIHAQLEVVKGRSGSVVRQRGGG
- a CDS encoding Lrp/AsnC family transcriptional regulator — translated: MSTFSPDSTDWCILDVLQRDGRATFAELARAVAMSPSAVTERVRRLEEAGVIQGYSAVVDPERLGLPILAFVRLRYPNGNYKPFHDLVAVTPEILETHHVTGDDCFVIKVVARSMRHLEEVSGKIGALGSVTTSVVYSSPLPRRAVGQ
- a CDS encoding ATP-grasp domain-containing protein, yielding MNTRTLFLSPRVTATGHALADAARGRAMGVEVLREWRVPEEWRAAEGATLYAGPLFADAVAAGLGLGLLEAAPDWLARLPHELTRREIEFSTVAEARQLRRPVFVKPPNDKSFPARVYPDGSRLPGPDAVDDGTPVLVSDIVAFAMEYRLFLLDGEVRTGSRYLTHGELDVVPLDEDPRRAEVLDFAGRLASRYLPSAVVVDVGLLSDTEGAEWAVVEANAAWASGHYACDPAAVLDVVLHAARPEEEFGPADRTFLRPLPEVVRDQDSAGR